Proteins encoded in a region of the Anopheles aquasalis chromosome 2, idAnoAquaMG_Q_19, whole genome shotgun sequence genome:
- the LOC126580891 gene encoding stromal cell-derived factor 2 encodes MNFHSCVLLDFALVVSLLSIIDITLAARNNRHVTCGTVLKLQNVDYRVRLHSHDVKYGTGSGQQSVTATELQEDVNSHWAIKAATGKHCERGEPVKCGDTIRLHHLATNKNLHSHHFQSPLSGNQEISAYGDDQGEGDSGDHWTLICSGDSWLRTNPVRLQHKDTDMYLGVSGRTFGRPINGQMEVVGIPNPYSGTEWVAAEGLFIHPTEKDGGAQIHTEL; translated from the exons ATGAATTTCCACAGCTGCGTACTTTTAGACTTCGCCCTAGTCGTTAGTCTTCTAAGCATCATCGATATAACGCTCG CCGCCCGTAATAATCGACATGTGACTTGCGGGACTGTGCTAAAGCTGCAAAACGTCGACTACCGGGTTCGGTTACATTCACACGACGTAAAGTATGGCACTGGATCGGGTCAGCAGTCCGTTACGGCGACGGAGCTACAGGAGGACGTGAACAGCCACTGGGCGATAAAGGCCGCCACTGGCAAGCACTGTGAACGAGG AGAACCCGTAAAATGTGGTGATACGATCCGGCTGCATCACTTGGCGACCAACAAGAACCTCCACTCGCACCATTTCCAGAGTCCGCTGTCTGGAAATCAGGAAATCTCGGCCTATGGCGATGATCAGG GTGAAGGTGATAGCGGTGATCATTGGACGTTGATCTGCTCTGGTGATAGCTGGTTACGGACGAACCCCGTTCGGCTGCAGCACAAGGACACTGACATGTATTTGGGTGTGTCGGGCCGTACCTTCGGCCGACCGATCAACGGACAGATGGAGGTGGTCGGCATTCCAAACCCGTACAGCGGCACGGAATGGGTTGCCGCCGAAGGTCTGTTCATACATCCAACGGAAAAGGACGGCGGAGCGCAAATCCACACGGAACTGTAA